Genomic DNA from Candidatus Binatia bacterium:
CCATTGGTGCACTCGGTCGTGACCACGTTGCCATACCGTTTGATTCCATAGTCGGTCTTGCCGCCGCCGGTGAGTCCGTAGCCGACAATGGTGCCTGGCGTGCCATTCGGTGGCGATGCCTGGGTGTTGATTCGCGCTGGTCGGATATTCCCTGCCGGTGCATCGAGGCGGAGGATCGCGACGTCTCCCTTGGGGAAGTCGAAATCGCTGCGCACGGCGATGCTTTGCACGGGAATTACCCCCACATGAGGAAGAAACACAAAGTACTGTGACGGATTCGGAGCGCCGGGCTGCCCAGGTTGGCAGTTGGCACCCACGGTGTCGCAGACACAGTGCGCAGCCGTGGCGAACGTCTGGCAGCCAATCAGCGTACCCGTGCAAATTCCGACTGCAGTTGTGGGCGAGCCCAGTTGGCTAAAGAGTAGCGCCCCAACTGGCGGATAGTTCTCGGTCGCCAGGCCATTTACAATGGGACTTTCAGACCCGATTGTGAATGCCCTGGTGCTGCCACCGCACCACAGCGCAACCAACAGAAGGGTCAAGGTTGCGACTTTTCCCGCGGCAATTGTGTTTTGCTTACTCGGCATCCGAGTCGTCCCTCCTGTTGCTGGTTTGCTCGCGTTTCTCAGCCGTTATGCCGCGCACGTACGTTGGCTGCTCGACTTCGGTTTGCGAAGTTCTTCCAGAGCGGCCTTCAGGACACGCGGTAACCGAATCACGCTATCCACCAGAGTCACTTCTGGAATCCACTCGGCAACTGCTTGCTCACCGCGGGCAGCCGAACTCGTACCCCGGATACTGCGAAACGCTTTGAGCACTGCCGGCGCCATCGGTGCCAGTTGGGTGCCCCGGATGGCAAAGATGCGGTGGCTAGGAGCTGCCAAACTAAGGTACGCAGCGCCGTAAGTTCCGCCTCCTAGAACGGTGAAAATTGTGTGGCCAGAGAGCCGTGTAGCCACATATGCCCGAAGGCACTCGGCGAGGACCTTGGGTAAGCCAAACCGTTCTTGCTTTAGATCAACGATGTGGCCTTGGCAGAAGACAAAGTTGGCGACAATGGCGTGAGCGGGCGGTGCGATTCCAGCACAAGTGCGAAGCTTTTCCACGATGGTGGTTGCCTCGACAATCCCAATTCCGCCTCGCTCATCCGCGGCTGGCCCCACGATGATCCCAAGGGCTGGCAGCTCTTCCAATATTCCCCAGGCGGCTTGGACCAAGCCACCGTGCGCAACTGCTTCTGTCGGACGCCACTGGCCCCGAAAGGAATAACGAAGGAGGTCACGCCGCCGTCGCCTAGGCTCCGCAGGCCTTTCCCCTGTGGCTGCCCAACGACGTTGGCGCTCTCGCAGCCATTCGGCTGCCTGCTGGACGCGATCTACGAGAGGCACGCGAGCCAATCCTTGCAGCTCCTCGCAGCAGCGGCCCAAGGCTTCCCGCAACGACTGGGCGTTGTCAGGCAGGACTTCCGAAACGTCACCTTGGAATCGGCGCTCCGCTGCTGAGGTGGTCTGAAGTCCTTCGGTTTCTGTCGCTTCCGGGTCAACCGCCGAAAAGAGTTTCGGACCCGTCAGTCCCCAGTGTGTTCCCTCCATCATCACGAGGCGGTCTGGCAACGCAGCCATTACCGCGGGAGCGCCAAAGCAACCGCGGGGACCCGAAATGAAAGCAATCGTCGGCCCTCCGCGTAGCGACCGCTCTGCCAACAGTACGCCAGCTGCAGAGGTGGCGGCCAGCGCCCGGGGCCCCTCTTCCACCCGAACGCCTCCTGTATCCAGCCCAAGAATTAACGGCGTCCATTCCGACGACGGTTCGGCCGCAGCCAGTGAGCCGCGAAGGAATTGGGTGAGGGCGGTAGCCTCCTCGACTCCGAGGGTTCCGCCGCGAACGTGCCCGTCCAAGAGGGCCAACAAAGTCTCTTTCCCGAAAATCCGCCCGGTGGCGAGAATCAATGGGCTGTGCTGCCGCGCCCAAACGGTGCGTAAACTCCCTGTGTCGCACAATGCCTGTGCACGATCAGCTCCGCAGAGGCTGGAGAAAGACTTCTGTCGCATCCCGGCGGATCGCTTAAGTGCCCTGCACGCAGCCAATCACTGATCCCAACCGGGCACGAGGAGCGCTGGCGGTAGACGAATCCATATAGTCAGTATGCTGACTCTGACCGCAGCACGCAACCAAAAATGGCCTGTGCCGCAGCGGAGAGCAGGCCCCTCGGGTCGAAGGCCTGGTCCACTGCGACCCGCCTGCGTGCGCTTTGCCTAGGCGTGCGGCGCACCCTGCGCCGGATCAGGTGCCCTCGCTCCAAGACGATAAGTAGGCGCGCTGTTCGGGGGTGAGCCGATCGATCCGAATGCCCATGCTATCGAGTTTCAAAGAGGCGACAATGTCCTCTACGTGTTTAGGCACGGGGTGCACGCGGACTTCTAAGCCGCCATTTCTGCTGATGCGGGCAACCCACTCCGCGCAAAGCGCCTGAGTGGCAAAACTCATATCCATGACTGCGGCTGGATGCCCCTCGGCAGCGGCTAAGTTGACCAGCCGTCCCTCGCCGATCACGTAAACCCAACGGCCGTTGCGCAGTAAGAAGCCATCGACATTCGGTCGCACGTCCTTCTGCACGCGCTGCGAGAGCTTGCGCAGAGCCTTTAGGTCGATCTCGATGTCGAAGTGACCGGAGTTCGCCAGAATTGCTCCATCCTTGAGCGACAGGAAGTGCTCCTCGCGGAGAACGTGTTTGTCGCCAGTGAGCGTAATGAAGATGTCGCCAACCTTCGCGGCCTCTTTCATTGGCATCACGCTAAAACCGTCCATCGCCGCTTCCAACGCGCGAATCGGTTCTACTTCGGTGATGATGACCCGCGCGCCCATGCCACGGGCACGTGCGGCAACTCCTTTGCCGCACCACCCATACCCAGCGACGACCACGGTGCGGCCGGCAAGCAGGATATTTGTGGCCCGAAGGATACCATCAATAGTAGACTGACCGGTACCGTAGCGGTTATCGAAAAGGTGCTTGGTGTCGGCGTCGTTCACTGCAATCACGGGAATCTTCAGGGCGCCGTCGCGCTCCATCGCCCGCAGCCGGATGACCCCGGTGGTGGTCTCCTCCATGCTGGCTCGTACCTGAGCTGCTTGTGCCGCAAACTCAGTGTGCAGGAGGGTAACGAGGTCGGCCCCATCGTCCATGGTGATGTCCGGACGCCGTTCGAGCACCGCTCGTAGATGGTTGTAGTAAGTCTTGTTGTCCTCCCCGCGCAGTGCGTAAACAGGAATCTCCTCGTACTTCACGAGCGCTGCGGCAACGTCGTCTTGGGTCGACAGCGGGTTTGACGCGCACAGAGCAACCGACGCTCCACCTGCTTTCAAGGTTCGCATCAAGTTGGCTGTTTCTGTGGTCACATGGAGGCACGCACCGAGCGTGACTCCGCGGAGCGGTTTCTCCTTGGCGAAACGATCGCGAATGCGGCGCAACACGGGCATCTGCTGATCCGCCCATTCGATGCGTCGCTTTCCGAGGGAGGCAAGTTTGAGGTCTTTTACGTCATACTGCTTACTCGGCATGCAAACTCCTTTGTGAAGATCCAAATCGGCCAACAGTGTCCTTTCGGAGCTAGATTCACTGCCCCAGAGAACGCAAGGGAACCTTCGCAGGTTCCCCTTAGAGGTTGGAGGGGGTACCGTACGAGCTCTTACGCCACGGGTTGCGTCGAGAGCTGCTGACTTACCAGGCGCGCTGGCGCTCCGACGGCACGCCGTAACTCATCGGCCCGATCCTCGCGCTCCCAAGTGAAGAAACCGTCTTCCGGTTGACGGCCAAAGTGCCCGTACGCAGCCGTACGCTTGTAAATTGGGCGTCGCAGATCGAGCGTCTGAATGATGTCTCGAGGCTTCAGTTCGAAGTATTCGCGGACGAGTTTCGCCAGCCTGTCATCGGACACCTCGCCAGTGCCGAACGTGTCCACGAGCACCGAGATGGGGTCCGCAAGACCGATGGCATACGCGAGCTGGACCTCACATTTCCTGGCAAGGCCGGCCGCGACAATGTTCTTCGCAATGTAGCGCGCCATGTATGCCGCACTGCGGTCCACCTTGGTGGGATCCTTACCTGAGAAGGCGCCACCGCCGTGCCGGCCGTAGCCCCCGTACGTGTCCACAATGATTTTTCTCCCAGTGAGCCCACAGTCACCCATCGGACCGCCAATGACGAAGCGGCCCGTCGGGTTCACGTGGATCTTGGTCTTCTCATCCACCAGTTCGGGCGGGAGGACTTTTTTGATGACCTCCTCCGTGACAAATTCGCGCAGGGTGTTGTAGCTGACGTTCTCGCTGTGCTGGGTGGATACAACGACTGCGTCGACACGGCACGGCCTGCCATCGCGGTACTCTACCGTGACCTGTGATTTTGCGTCAGGGTAAATGAATGGGTACCGGCCCGTCTTTCGCAATGCTGCCAGGTGCTGCACCAGTTGGTGGGCAAGCATGATTGGGCGGGGCATGAGTTCTGGGGTCTCATCGCAAGCGAAACCAAACATCAAGCCTTGATCGCCCGCTCCTTGCTCCTTCCCTTCACGCTCGCTCACTCCGAGGTCGATATCAGGGGACTGTCGATCGATGGCCGTGAGGATGGCACACGTGTTGGCATCAAAGCCCATTTCAGAGGAGGTGTACCCGATCTCCCGAATGGTTTCTCGCACAATTTCCGCATAAGGAACCTGCGCGTTCGTTGTAATCTCGCCCGCGACCACGACCATGCCAGTCTTGGCCAGGCTCTCGCAGGCAACGCGACTAAAGGGGTCGTGAGCAAGCAGAGCATCGAGAATGGCGTCCGAAATCTGGTCGCACATCTTGTCCGGATGTCCTTCGGAAACGGACTCGGACGTAAATAGGAAATTTTTTAATGCCATCGTTCTGTCCCTCTTTGTTCACGTACCTGGAATCTTGCGTTCAGAAGCGGATTACATGCGCAAGGCACTTAATATAGAGGCCGCGCCTTGGTCAAGCCGAACAGCCCTTTGGCCGATGCTGCGCCAAGCTCATGAATCCGCCGATGGTAAGTGATTTTCTCCGCCACCAGGAAATTGCCCACCTTTACCCTTGCAACCCCAGTTTGCGTCGGGCCACTGTGGGTCACTCTGCTTCATCGAACCCCCGCGCAAGCAGCTCTTCAATGGCGTTTAGTGCTTCCTGAGCTTGCGGCCCTTCAGCGGTAACCTCAATGCTAGTTCCTTGTCCGGCAGCAAGCATGAGGAGTCCGAGAATGCTACGGCCGTCGACAACCTGGCCGTCCTTGCAAACTTTGATTGTGGCATCAAATCGGGAAATCGTTTGCACGAGCATCGCGGCTGCCCGGGCATGTAGGCCCAGACGGTTCCGGATTGGCAACACTTTGGTAAGCACAAGCTGCTCCATCAGCGGGCAAATGCGAGCTGCATCTTTCTCTGTGAAACGGATTGGGTTCGCCCTCGACCTCAGAGTTTTTCATCTTCTTGGCGGATGATGTCATAAAGTTCCAGGGAGTCTCTTGCCACGAGGAGTCTTTGGCGAACGCCTGCGTCCTTTAAAAGTCGAGAGACGCGAGCCAAGGCCTTCAGATGAAGTCCCATAGACTCTTCGGGTAGGACCAGCAAAAAAATTAAGTGGGTCGGCTTGCCATCGATCGAATGAAAATCCACACCATCGCGATGGCGGCCAAATGCGGCGATGATTTGCTGCACGCCTTTTAACCGGCCATGAGGAATGGCGATGCCATCGCCAATCGCAGTCGTACCCCCGTGTTCCCTTTCCCACAGAACACTCAGCAACTCCTCTGCTTGGATGTTGGGGTAAACGCCGGCCACCTTTTCGGCGAGCTCGCGCAAAACCTCATCTTTAGTGCTGCCGCGAAGATCTGCGACAACCAGAGCCGGACTGAGAATATCGGTGATCCGCATACAGTGTCCGCAGTGCGTGTCTACCGATTAAGCGAGCTCTGGTTGGATGAGGGCAAGTTCACCATCCTTCTTGCGGTGCAAAATCGAGACGGAATCTGTGGCTTCGTCGTGGAAAAGAAAAAAGTCTTCGTTGGATTGCTCAAGCTGCAGCAAGGCCTCTTCCAACGACATCGGCTTTAAGGGAATGCGACGTGTAGTCACGCGCACACCCGCAGGCTGTGTCGACTCACCTTTCCGAACCGAGGCTACCTCAGGGAGTCGGGAGACTTTGTGGTCCTTTCGCTTTTCGTCCCATTTCTTAAGCTGCCGCTCGATCTTGTCGAGCGCTAGGTCAAGCGCCGAGTATAGGTCGGTAGTTTCCTCCACCGCTGTCACTTGAAGGTGACGCCCGGTAACCACGATCTCGGCACGATGGCGCTGCTTCTCCACCGCGAGAATGACATGGGCATCAAGCAAGTGCCGCGCAAACTTCTTTAGCCGCTCGACTTTTTGCGTCGCGTAGTTACGCAAGCCGTCGGATACGTTGACGTGCCGGAACGTGACAGTAATGTTCACGATGTCCCTCCTTGAGCGAAGAGCATTACAGCGAACGCCGCCGCTTCGATGACGGCAGGATCCCCATCAGCTCCCGGTATTTCGCCACGGTCCGGCGCGCGATGTCAACGTTTTCCGCAGCGAGCATCTTGGCAATTTGCTGATCGCTTAAAGGATTGCGCGGGTCTTCCTGAGCGATGATTGCGCGGATGCGCTCCTTCACACTTTCCGCGGACACCTCGTCACCATCGGCGGTGTGCAAACTCGACGTGAAGAAGAACTTGAGTTCAAAGGTGCCTTGGGGGGTGTGAACGTATTTGTTTGCGGTTGCACGGCTTACCGTCGACTCGTGCATGCCGACGTCCATCGCAACGTCTTTCAACACGAGCGGCTTTAAATGGGAGATTCCATGCTCAAAGAATTCCCTTTGGAATTTGACGATACTCTGGGTTACGAGAAGTACCGTCCGCTGTCGTTGCTGGATACTCTTGATCAGCCAGGCCGCGGAACGGAGCTTTTCTTGGACGTACTTTTTGGCCTCGCCGTTGCCCGGTGTGGAGAGAACTTGCCGGTAGTAGTTGCTGACCCTTAAGCGAGGGAGACCATCGTCGTTGAGCGTGACAACAAACTCATCCCCAATTTTGTGGACAAAGACGTCCGGAGTGACGTAGCGCACCTCGCCCTCGTCAAAGTCCCGGCCGGGCTTAGGCTCGAGCGTTGCGATGTATTTGGCCGCATCAGCAACCTCGGCAGTGGAAGTGCCGAGCTCCTTCGCAATCCGGTCATAACGACGACCCTCGAGAAGCGGCAGGCAGTCATGCACGATGCGGTACGCAAGCGAATCCTCTTTCCCCTCGACACGGAGCTGGATGAGCAAACATTCCCTCAGGTCTCGCGCACCGACCCCTGGTGGATCCAGCTCCTGAATGCGGTGCAGCACGCGCTCGACAACATCGAAATCTTGCCTCAGTTGGAATGCAACGTCCTCGAGCGCCACCGTCAGGTAGCCATCCTCGTCCAAATGCCCCAGCAGAACGGCGGCAATTGGCTCTTCCTCAGGCGGAATCCCGTTCATGCGCAACTGCCAAATCAGATGCTCAGTCAACGACATCTGCTTCAGTGGCAGGTTCTCTAGAGGACGGCGCTGTTCGTCTTCCTCGTCCCGATCCACCGGCTCTTCGGCCGCAGCGGCTTGCCAGTCGTTACTGTAGTTTTGCAAATACTCTTTCCAGTCGATGTCGCTGAGGTGCTCCGATGCGTTCACTTCCTCGGTGGTTTCCCTCGTGGGAAGTGCTTCTGACCACTCTCCATCCCCAGTGGCCGCTCCGAGACCCCCTTCGTCGGTCAGCTTTTGGCGCTCGATCGCTGGGGAGGTCTCTTCTACGTCCTCTTCGAGAGTTGGGTT
This window encodes:
- the raiA gene encoding ribosome-associated translation inhibitor RaiA gives rise to the protein MNITVTFRHVNVSDGLRNYATQKVERLKKFARHLLDAHVILAVEKQRHRAEIVVTGRHLQVTAVEETTDLYSALDLALDKIERQLKKWDEKRKDHKVSRLPEVASVRKGESTQPAGVRVTTRRIPLKPMSLEEALLQLEQSNEDFFLFHDEATDSVSILHRKKDGELALIQPELA
- the rpoN gene encoding RNA polymerase factor sigma-54, which gives rise to MALETKLYQKLSQQLVMTPQLRQAIKILQVSRQELEEIVSQELEENPTLEEDVEETSPAIERQKLTDEGGLGAATGDGEWSEALPTRETTEEVNASEHLSDIDWKEYLQNYSNDWQAAAAEEPVDRDEEDEQRRPLENLPLKQMSLTEHLIWQLRMNGIPPEEEPIAAVLLGHLDEDGYLTVALEDVAFQLRQDFDVVERVLHRIQELDPPGVGARDLRECLLIQLRVEGKEDSLAYRIVHDCLPLLEGRRYDRIAKELGTSTAEVADAAKYIATLEPKPGRDFDEGEVRYVTPDVFVHKIGDEFVVTLNDDGLPRLRVSNYYRQVLSTPGNGEAKKYVQEKLRSAAWLIKSIQQRQRTVLLVTQSIVKFQREFFEHGISHLKPLVLKDVAMDVGMHESTVSRATANKYVHTPQGTFELKFFFTSSLHTADGDEVSAESVKERIRAIIAQEDPRNPLSDQQIAKMLAAENVDIARRTVAKYRELMGILPSSKRRRSL
- the ahcY gene encoding adenosylhomocysteinase; its protein translation is MPSKQYDVKDLKLASLGKRRIEWADQQMPVLRRIRDRFAKEKPLRGVTLGACLHVTTETANLMRTLKAGGASVALCASNPLSTQDDVAAALVKYEEIPVYALRGEDNKTYYNHLRAVLERRPDITMDDGADLVTLLHTEFAAQAAQVRASMEETTTGVIRLRAMERDGALKIPVIAVNDADTKHLFDNRYGTGQSTIDGILRATNILLAGRTVVVAGYGWCGKGVAARARGMGARVIITEVEPIRALEAAMDGFSVMPMKEAAKVGDIFITLTGDKHVLREEHFLSLKDGAILANSGHFDIEIDLKALRKLSQRVQKDVRPNVDGFLLRNGRWVYVIGEGRLVNLAAAEGHPAAVMDMSFATQALCAEWVARISRNGGLEVRVHPVPKHVEDIVASLKLDSMGIRIDRLTPEQRAYLSSWSEGT
- a CDS encoding HPr family phosphocarrier protein gives rise to the protein MEQLVLTKVLPIRNRLGLHARAAAMLVQTISRFDATIKVCKDGQVVDGRSILGLLMLAAGQGTSIEVTAEGPQAQEALNAIEELLARGFDEAE
- a CDS encoding PTS sugar transporter subunit IIA, translated to MRITDILSPALVVADLRGSTKDEVLRELAEKVAGVYPNIQAEELLSVLWEREHGGTTAIGDGIAIPHGRLKGVQQIIAAFGRHRDGVDFHSIDGKPTHLIFLLVLPEESMGLHLKALARVSRLLKDAGVRQRLLVARDSLELYDIIRQEDEKL
- the metK gene encoding methionine adenosyltransferase; the protein is MALKNFLFTSESVSEGHPDKMCDQISDAILDALLAHDPFSRVACESLAKTGMVVVAGEITTNAQVPYAEIVRETIREIGYTSSEMGFDANTCAILTAIDRQSPDIDLGVSEREGKEQGAGDQGLMFGFACDETPELMPRPIMLAHQLVQHLAALRKTGRYPFIYPDAKSQVTVEYRDGRPCRVDAVVVSTQHSENVSYNTLREFVTEEVIKKVLPPELVDEKTKIHVNPTGRFVIGGPMGDCGLTGRKIIVDTYGGYGRHGGGAFSGKDPTKVDRSAAYMARYIAKNIVAAGLARKCEVQLAYAIGLADPISVLVDTFGTGEVSDDRLAKLVREYFELKPRDIIQTLDLRRPIYKRTAAYGHFGRQPEDGFFTWEREDRADELRRAVGAPARLVSQQLSTQPVA